The Schizosaccharomyces pombe strain 972h- genome assembly, chromosome: I genome contains a region encoding:
- a CDS encoding esterase/lipase, which yields MAELEFTDEKFTKVDPELKEILKKHPAGTENITNIWQMRAMDEECRKQLAETILPLPDDVSVTDILIPTRDGTEIDGRVFTPVSVPADYRSLMVFYHSSGWCMRGVRDDDSLFKILTPKFGCVCVSVDYRLAPESKFPVAHNDAIDSFKWVASNIEKLGANPKRGFFLGGASAGGNFVSVLSHIARDEKIKPELTGLWHMVPTLIHPADLDEETMAQFRSYKETIHAPVITPKIMDIFFENYQPTPKSPLVNPLYYPTGHKDLPPSFFQCCGWDPLRDEGIAYEKALKAAGNETRLIVYEGVPHCFWVYYPMLSLRKKYFEDAIDGFTWLLSHVKKEDD from the exons ATGGCAGAACTCGAATTTACTGACGAAAAATTCACAAAGGTTGACCCTGAACTAAAGGAG ATCCTCAAGAAGCATCCTGCTGGAACTGAAAACATTACCAACATTTGGCAGATGCGAGCAATGGATGAGGAATGTCGTAAGCAACTTGCTGAGACAATCTTGCCTCTTCCTGATGATGTTTCAGTCACCGATATTTTGATTCCTACACGAGATGGAACGGAAATAGATGGTAGGGTGTTTACTCCAGTGTCAGTACCTGCAGATTATCGTTCTCTGATGGTATTCTATCATAGCTCTGGATGGTGTATGCGTGGTGTTCGTGATGATGACtcacttttcaaaattctgACTCCAAAGTTTGGATGCGTTTGTGTTTCAGTCGATTACCGTCTAGCACCCGAAAGCAAATTCCCCGTTGCCCACAATGATGCCATTGACTCCTTTAAATGGGTTGCCAGCAACATTGAAAAACTCGGTGCAAATCCCAAACGTGGTTTCTTCTTAGGAGGTGCATCTGCTGGCGGAAACTTTGTTTCCGTTTTGAGTCATATCGCGAGAGATGAAAAGATTAAACCAGAGCTCACTGGTCTCTGGCATATGGTTCCTACACTTATTCACCCTGCGGATTTGGACGAAGAGACTATGGCACAATTTAGAAGCTATAAAGAGACTATTCATGCTCCAGTAATCACTCCAAAAATCATGGATATCTTCTTCGAAAACTATCAACCAACCCCCAAGTCACCTTTAGTTAATCCATTGTATTATCCCACCGGTCATAAGGATCTTCCTCCATCCTTTTTCCAGTGTTGTGGATGGGATCCTCTTCGTGATGAGGGAATTGCTTACGAAAAGGCTCTCAAAGCCGCTGGAAACGAAACTCGTCTCATTGTATATGAGGGTGTACCACATTGCTTCTGGGTATATTACCCTATGTTGTCTTTGAGGAAAAAATACTTTGAAGATGCAATTGATGGATTTACCTGGCTTTTAAGTCatgtaaagaaagaagatgaTTAA
- a CDS encoding L-lactate dehydrogenase (cytochrome) yields MFRNYNWFDAKEPISYESEIYAKGLKFQRPQITVDGRHWEQLAVERMTKDAAGYVYGCAGKRETYDKNMESFKKWSIIPNRLIKSGFPDLSTTVFGQKYPFPIALAPVGVQKIFNPEGESGSCAAATREHIPYIISTASATSFEDIEKASGPGERWYQLYWPSNDHQDITISLLNRAKKTGCRVLIVTLDTFILGWRPSDMDNGYDPFLNPDSIGVEHGFSDPVFRKQFKEKHGVEVEENMLEAAKEFAGIVFPGISHDWEDLKFLRKHWDGPIVLKGIMNVPDAKKAVEYGMQGIVVSNHGGRQQDGGVASLTMLPKIVDAVGDKLDVLFDSGVRSGADIAKALALGAKMVLIGRPYVYGLALEGSSGVSHVIRCLLGDLELTLHLSGIVSVKPKDLNRDVLYKEE; encoded by the coding sequence ATGTTCCGCAACTACAATTGGTTTGACGCAAAAGAGCCCATTTCATATGAGTCCGAAATTTACGCTAAAGGTCTCAAGTTTCAAAGACCCCAAATCACCGTAGATGGCAGACACTGGGAGCAACTGGCTGTTGAGCGAATGACCAAGGATGCCGCCGGCTACGTTTACGGATGTGCAGGAAAAAGAGAGACatatgataaaaatatgGAATCCTTTAAGAAATGGTCCATCATTCCTAACCGTCTCATCAAGTCTGGTTTCCCCGACTTGTCTACCACTGTCTTTGGCCAAAAATATCCTTTTCCTATTGCCTTGGCTCCTGTAGGagtacaaaaaattttcaatccAGAGGGTGAAAGTGGATCGTGTGCCGCTGCAACTAGAGAGCATATACCCTATATTATCAGTACTGCGTCTGCAACCAGCTTTGAAGATATAGAAAAGGCTAGTGGTCCTGGAGAGAGATGGTATCAACTTTATTGGCCAAGCAATGACCATCAAGACATTACCATTAGTTTGCTCAACCGCGCCAAGAAAACGGGCTGCAGAGTTTTGATAGTTACTCTTGACACATTTATTCTTGGATGGCGTCCCTCAGACATGGACAATGGTTACGATCCATTCTTAAATCCTGACAGCATCGGTGTTGAACACGGATTTTCCGACCCCGTTTTCCGTAAGCAGTTTAAGGAGAAGCATGGTGTGGAAGTCGAAGAAAATATGTTAGAGGCAGCTAAAGAGTTTGCTGGAATTGTCTTTCCTGGAATCAGCCATGATTGGGAAGACTTGAAGTTCCTTCGTAAACATTGGGATGGCCCAATTGTTCTCAAAGGTATCATGAATGTTCCTGATGCTAAGAAGGCAGTTGAATATGGCATGCAGGGCATCGTTGTATCAAATCATGGCGGTAGACAACAAGATGGAGGTGTTGCTTCCTTGACGATGCTACCAAAGATCGTAGATGCTGTTGGTGATAAATTAGATGTTCTATTTGACTCTGGTGTTCGTTCAGGTGCTGACATTGCCAAGGCCCTTGCATTAGGAGCTAAGATGGTTTTAATCGGTCGTCCCTATGTTTACGGGTTAGCCCTTGAAGGTTCATCCGGTGTTAGTCATGTCATTCGTTGTCTCTTGGGAGATTTGGAATTAACGCTACATCTATCTGGTATTGTATCTGTGAAACCAAAGGACTTAAACCGTGATGTCTTATATAAGGAGGAATAA